A region of the Candidatus Anoxymicrobium japonicum genome:
TCACATGCTGGAGCTCATGTTCCGGCACGCCTTGATCGACATCAGCCTGGAGGCAAAAGGTGACTTGCAGGTGGACGGGCACCACACAGTAGAGGACACCGGTCTTGCTATCGGCGAAGCGCTCTCAATCGCACTGGGAGACAAAGCGGGCCTGACCAGGTTCGCGTCGAGCCTTGTGCCAATGGACGAATGCCTGGCCGAGGTGGCTATAGACATGAGCGGCCGGCCGTTTTTATCATACAAAGTCGATCTCGAGCCGGAACCACTCGGCAACTTCGAACCGAATCTTTCCAGGGATTTCTTTCAAGCTATCGTCAACGAGGCGGCAATGACGATGCACGTCGAGCTGCGATGTGGCACGAACGTTCATCACGGGCTCGAGGCGGTATTCAAGGCCGTGGGGCGCGCAATGAAGACAGCGGTCGCTCTCGATCAGCGGGTATTGGACGTGCCCAGCACAAAAGGCGTGCTTTGATGGCGCTCATCGGTGTAATCGACTATGGAGTCGGTAACCTTCACAGCGTTCAGAAAGGGCTCGAGAAAGTGGGGGTGGATGCCGTCATATGCTCACACGCCAGGGAATTGGACGGGTTCGACGGGCTTGTTCTGCCAGGAGTTGGAGCGTTTGGAGATGCCATGAAGAGCCTCATGCGATTGAACATGGACACGGCAATCCTTAACTACATTGAGACCGGCAGGCATGTGCTGGGCATTTGCCTTGGCATGCAACTGCTATTCGAGTACAGCGAAGAGCACGGTCGCAACGAGGGACTGGGGGTGGTTCCCGGCGGCGTAGTGCGTCTTCCCGATTCCGTGAAAGTGCCTCACATGGGATGGAACGTGCTTGGCGTCAAGCGTCCAAATCCGCTGTTTGAGGGAATCGGCAAAGACGCGCGCTTTTATTTTGTGCACTCGTTTTACTGCGCGCCGGCAGACGACTCCTGGACGATAGGCACAACTGAGTACGGGCTTGAGTTCGCTTGCGCCATGGGCAAAGATAACGTCTGGGGAGCGCAGTTTCACCCCGAGAAGTCGAGCCTGCTGGGGCTCGAGATGCTCAAGAACTTCGGGCGCCTGGCTGGAGCTTGCGCGTGATGACTGAGACCACTGAATTTCTCGTGATACCAGCCGTCGACATAATGGGCGGCCG
Encoded here:
- a CDS encoding imidazoleglycerol-phosphate dehydratase HisB: MARQGECERTTKETSIRVSIDLDGHGATSIATGLPFFDHMLELMFRHALIDISLEAKGDLQVDGHHTVEDTGLAIGEALSIALGDKAGLTRFASSLVPMDECLAEVAIDMSGRPFLSYKVDLEPEPLGNFEPNLSRDFFQAIVNEAAMTMHVELRCGTNVHHGLEAVFKAVGRAMKTAVALDQRVLDVPSTKGVL
- the hisH gene encoding imidazole glycerol phosphate synthase subunit HisH, with the translated sequence MALIGVIDYGVGNLHSVQKGLEKVGVDAVICSHARELDGFDGLVLPGVGAFGDAMKSLMRLNMDTAILNYIETGRHVLGICLGMQLLFEYSEEHGRNEGLGVVPGGVVRLPDSVKVPHMGWNVLGVKRPNPLFEGIGKDARFYFVHSFYCAPADDSWTIGTTEYGLEFACAMGKDNVWGAQFHPEKSSLLGLEMLKNFGRLAGACA